The Candidatus Nealsonbacteria bacterium DNA segment GCCTTTGATAACGAAATGTTAGTTCGAGAAATAAGTTCTTTTCCTGTTCCGGTGATTGCAGGAATAGGTCATCATAAAGACGTGACACTATCTTCACTGGCTGCTGATGCGATGGAATCAACGCCAACTGCTACTGCTCATATTTTAAATAAATCCTGGGAGAGAGCTATATATAAAGTTGATAGATTTCAAAGCCAGATATTACAATCTTATTCCAACGATTTAATAAAGGGGAATAAAACAATTAATCGATCAACTGATAAAATAATGCAGTTTTTTAGATCAATTTTTGATGACTATAAGAAAATAGAAGAAAAAATTAAGAGAAATGTTTTTAGAATGAAAGATCTAATTATTCAAGAAAGGAGAAATATAGACAATTTCAATTCATCTTTAATTAGAGGTTTCTTGTTTCTTAAAGATAAAACTGATAAGAATATATCTGAGCTAGAAAAGACTGTTAACCATAATAGCCCTGAAAGGCAGTTAAAATTAGGCTATAGTATAGCTAGATTTAATGGATCAATACTAAGAAGCGTTAAAGAATTAAATCTAGGCGACAATATAACTGTTGATTTATTAGATGGATCCATTGATTCAGAGGTTAAAAATAAAAAAGATAAAAAATAATTATGAGTAAAAAAAATATTAACGATAATTTAAAAAAACTATCTGAAATTGCAGAATGGTTTGATAACAGGGATGAAGTTGATGTAGAGGAGGGATTGAAAAAAGTAAAAGATGCAGTAGCTATCATAAAGGAAAGCAAAGAAAGACTAAAAGAGATAGAGAATGAGTTTGAAGAAATAAAAAACAGTATGGATGAAGAATTGCCCGAAGATAGCGACATGTAGTTATGAAAAGATTTCATTTAAATTCACAAAAGGTAAGAAAAATTGCCCCGTTAGTACCTTTTTTCGTGCTAATTTTTTTTGTTTTTGGGATATTAATAAGAGAGATAGACAAGTTTAATAATCTTATAAATCAGAATTTGACGATTGCAGGGCGCTATGAATGGCTAGAAATTTCTATTGCCTCAACTAATACTCCTTATTATTTACCGTTGTTAGACTCTGTAAAAAGAAAGATGATATTTTCTGGAAGTGATTTTCTGGAAGTTCATCTAGAAGATATGGTAACAAGAATTTACCGTAAAGGGGTATTAGAAGAAGAGGTTCCAATAGCAGCTAGAGGTAATTGGAAAAATTGGGGTGGTAGTCCAGCTGGAATTTATCAGGTTTTATCGATGTTTAGACTGGGATTATCTGCTTTGGGTGAAATTTATGTTCCATATGCTATTAAATATTATGGCAATTATTTCCTTCACGGAATTCCCTACCATAAAAATGGAAATGAAATAAATTCTGAATTTTCTGGAGGATCTCTAAGATATCTCAATAATCACGCTTCAACTATCTTTGATTTTTCCTATGAAGGCTTGCCAATCTTAGTTGTTGACAAGGAAAGAGATAGTTTTGAATATTCAGGAATAGAAAGCTTTAGTGTCTTTCCAGAACTATCTGCCCAAAGTTTTTTGATAGCAGATATGGCTTCTGGTTTAGTTCTTGCTGATAATAATTCAGATGAAAGGCTTTCAATCGCTTCAATAACCAAATTGATGACCGCCGTAGTTGTTTCAGAGAATGTTGCTTTAAATAGATCAGTTAGTATCACTGATCAAATGTTAGGAGTTTACGGCTATACTCCAGGGATGAAGGTTGGAGACCGGTTTCGATTAATTGAATTAATATATCCATTATTATGTAGATCATCTAATCAAGTAGCTGAAGCTATGGCTGGTTTTATGGGTCGAGAAAAAACTCTTAATTTAATGAATAAGAAGACTTCATCATTAATGATGAATCATACTCAATTCACTGATCCATCAGGACTAGACAGTGGAAACATATCTACTGCAAAAGACCTTTTCTATTTGGCGCGATATATATACTATAATCGTAATCCGTTGTATCGTATATCTAAAGGGGAGATAGTCCACCCTCTTCAAAGTCATAAATTTGATATTAAGAATAGAAACATCTTTATACACGACCATACTTTTGTGGGTGGTAAGACTGGATTTACAAATGCTGCCGGACAGACAGGTATATTCGTTTTTAGAATGTCTTACAATGGATCGGAAAGAAATATAGTAATGATTTTCTTAAATTCTAAGAGCGTAAGAACTGATACCCAAAGAACTTATCGTTGGTTATTAGATAATAATTTTACGAAATAAAAATGTTAATTGATGATATCACTATTAAAGTAGTTTCAGGAAAGGGTGGCGATGGAATCGCTGTTTTTAGCAAGGAAATGATGACCCTTGGTCCAACTGGTGGTGATGGTGGTGATGGAGGGAGTGTTTATTTCGAAGGAATTCCTGACATAGGAGCATTGAGTAGTTTCCGATTCAAGAAAGATTTTGTTGCAAAATCAGGAAAGAATGGTCAAGAAAATTGTAGAAGTGGACCCAAGGGAGAAGATTTAATGCTTAAAGTTCCTCTAGGTACAGTAATTTATAATCTTGATACTGATGAGAAATACGAAATTGTAAAAATTGGAAAAAGAACACTTGTTGTTAAGGGAGGAAAGGGCGGAAGAGGTAACTTTTCTTTCCGTTCATCAACTAAAACTTCACCTGAAAAATTTACCTATGGAAGAGAGGGAGAAGAAGTTAATATTAGACTTGAGCTTAAATTAATTGCTGATATAGGATTAATAGGTCTTCCCAATGTTGGTAAATCCACTCTTTTAAATGAGCTAACTGGTTCCAAGGCGAAGGTTGCTAATTATAAGTTTACTACATTGGAACCAAATTTAGGTGTTTATTATGATTTGATTTTGGCTGATATTCCTGGACTTATTGAGGGTGCTTCATCTGGAAAGGGACTGGGAATTAAGTTTTTAAAACATATTGAAAGGACAAGGTTTTTATTTCATTTAATATCAGTTGAATCAGATGATCCCGTTAATGATTACAAGACAATAAGAAAGGAGATGGAAAATTATAGTGAAGAATTAGCTAATAAGCCGGAATATATTATTATAAGTAAGTCTGATCTAGTAGAAAAAGAAAAACTGGACGGAATGATTAATAATCTTAAAAAGTTTTCCTCAACTGTTCTACCCATCTCTATATATGATTTTGATAAAATGAAAGAGTTGGAAAAATTACTTAGTAAAATACTAGAAGAGATAAAAGAAAATGCAGCGGAATAAGGATCAAGTAAGAGCCATCAATCATAATGATGGACCAGCTATAGTTATAGCATCAGCAGGAACCGGCAAGACCGCTGCTATAACCTCACGCATAGTAAGAATTATTTCTGACAAAAAGGCCGAGCCAGACCAGGTTCTGGCCCTTACTTTTACTGATAAGGCTGCAAGTGAAATGGAAGAAAGGGTAGAATTAATGCTTCCTCAATCATATGCCTATGCCGATCTTTGGATATCTACATTTCATTCTTTTTGTGATCGAATACTTAGAGATAATGGCCTTAGCATTGGAATACCCGTTGATTATAAAATTATTGAAGGAAGTGCTATATGGATTTTAATAAGAAAAAATATTGATAAGTTTAATTTTGATTACTATAAGTCGTTGGGTAATCCGAGTAAATTTATAAATTCTTTAATTGATCATTTTTCTCGATGCAAGGATCAAGGTATTGGCCCAAAAGAATATCTATCTTTGGCAAAGAAGGTAAAAGAAGACAAAGATAGAGCATTAGAATTAGCAAAGGCTTATGAGACATACCAGAAGATTCTAATAGACAATAATTATTTAGATTTCGGAGATGTTATTAACTACTCAATATTGTTTTTTAAAAAACGCCCCCTTATTCTT contains these protein-coding regions:
- a CDS encoding exodeoxyribonuclease VII small subunit, producing MSKKNINDNLKKLSEIAEWFDNRDEVDVEEGLKKVKDAVAIIKESKERLKEIENEFEEIKNSMDEELPEDSDM
- the obgE gene encoding GTPase ObgE; this translates as MLIDDITIKVVSGKGGDGIAVFSKEMMTLGPTGGDGGDGGSVYFEGIPDIGALSSFRFKKDFVAKSGKNGQENCRSGPKGEDLMLKVPLGTVIYNLDTDEKYEIVKIGKRTLVVKGGKGGRGNFSFRSSTKTSPEKFTYGREGEEVNIRLELKLIADIGLIGLPNVGKSTLLNELTGSKAKVANYKFTTLEPNLGVYYDLILADIPGLIEGASSGKGLGIKFLKHIERTRFLFHLISVESDDPVNDYKTIRKEMENYSEELANKPEYIIISKSDLVEKEKLDGMINNLKKFSSTVLPISIYDFDKMKELEKLLSKILEEIKENAAE